One Dermacentor silvarum isolate Dsil-2018 chromosome 10, BIME_Dsil_1.4, whole genome shotgun sequence genomic window carries:
- the LOC119466233 gene encoding uncharacterized protein LOC119466233 isoform X1, translating into MKHQVAAVFLILCFTSAAVNANEAVDAVVEQLKNLVRQYVKDQAKADEYLSKIDSASECLSVAKDMNPEIINRFAKGVIPTAIACGGEHISIEDPQQRATAIKDCLLEKANQFKESSGMTPDEKKMFDDASACIQKVAEGVV; encoded by the exons ATGAAGCACCAAGTTGCGGCAGTCTTTCTGATACTCTGCTTCACCTCTGCCGCGGTGAACGCGAATG AAGCCGTGGACGCCGTCGTCGAGCAACTGAAGAACTTGGTGCGACAGTATGTGAAGGACCAGGCCAAGGCCGATGAGTATCTGAGCAAGATCGACAGCGCGAGCGAGTGTCTCTCAGTCGCGAAGGACATGAACCCTGAAATCATCAATCGA TTTGCCAAGGGCGTCATTCCGACAGCCATTGCATGCGGTGGTGAACATATCAGCATCGAGGACCCGCAGCAAAGGGCCACTGCG ATAAAGGACTGCTTGCTGGAGAAGGCGAACCAGTTTAAG GAATCCAGTGGAATGACTCCAGATGAAAAGAAGATGTTCGACGATGCTTCA